A window of the Chanodichthys erythropterus isolate Z2021 chromosome 21, ASM2448905v1, whole genome shotgun sequence genome harbors these coding sequences:
- the zgc:174863 gene encoding junctional adhesion molecule A isoform X2, whose protein sequence is MASLMVMAFVIVSLFTLAVRPSQDLWKLECLPTVGIVSQTTVIRCSFKNFKKMEIVAVSLTKTTEEKPVFTMDPDSISGDQRISLENPELGPSLEISDTMFSDEGEYLYNVITDRGAKMAQLSISVTAKYKNPFTSTWPEAVKDGGHATLYCNATDGYPAGFIHWFDRSGTNWTINSNTTKATKDSNGLKSVALSSRLTFKTIDAGLAPFRCIVLNSRYAQDGESTISITSQSYGDSNKENLPSNTTQIVAGVMVIGSLIVGLLFALLIFRKRNGQHGRRPSAHPILSYESGNSSEDNLETGNYSPKE, encoded by the exons ATGGCTTCATTGATGGTTATGGCATTTGTAATAGTTTCTCTCTTCACCCTTGCTGTGAGGCCTAGTCAAG ATTTGTGGAAGTTGGAATGCCTGCCTACAGTTGGAATTGTTTCTCAGACCACAGTTATCAGATGctctttcaaaaactttaaaaagatGGAAATAGTTGCAGTTTCTTTAACAAAAACCACAGAGGAAAAGCCAGTTTTTACAATGGATCCAGATTCTATATCAGGAGATCAACGCATTAGTCTTGAAAACCCAGAATTGGGTCCATCATTGGAAATCTCTGACACCATGTTTTCTGATGAGGGTGAATATCTGTACAATGTTATAACAGACAGAGGTGCAAAAATGGCACAACTTAGCATCAGTGTCACAG CCAAGTACAAAAATCCATTCACAAGCACATGGCCTGAAGCTGTCAAAGATGGAGGGCACGCCACCCTTTACTGCAATGCTACTGATGGCTACCCAGCAGGCTTCATCCATTGGTTTGACCGTTCTGGAACTAATTGGACCATTAATTCAAACACAACAAAAGCCACCAAGGATTCCAACGGTTTAAAATCTGTGGCCTTGTCTAGCAGACTGACTTTCAAGACTATTGATGCGGGCCTGGCGCCATTTAGATGCATCGTTTTGAACAGCAGATATGCTCAAGATGGAGAAAGCACAATATCGATCACATCACAATCATATG GTGATTCTAACAAGGAAAATTTACCGTCTAATACAACACAAATTGTCGCTGGTGTGATGGTCATTGGATCACTTATTGTTGGTCTTCTGTTTGCTCTGTTGATTTTCCGAAAAAGAAATGGTCAAC ATGGTAGACGACCTTCTGCCCATCCTATTCTAA gTTATGAATCAGGAAACAGTTCTGAAGATAATCTGGAAACAGGCAACTACAG tcctaAAGAGTGA
- the zgc:174863 gene encoding uncharacterized protein zgc:174863 isoform X3 codes for MASLMVMAFVIVSLFTLAVRPSQADLWKLECLPTVGIVSQTTVIRCSFKNFKKMEIVAVSLTKTTEEKPVFTMDPDSISGDQRISLENPELGPSLEISDTMFSDEGEYLYNVITDRGAKMAQLSISVTAKYKNPFTSTWPEAVKDGGHATLYCNATDGYPAGFIHWFDRSGTNWTINSNTTKATKDSNGLKSVALSSRLTFKTIDAGLAPFRCIVLNSRYAQDGESTISITSQSYGDSNKENLPSNTTQIVAGVMVIGSLIVGLLFALLIFRKRNGQRYESGNSSEDNLETGNYSPKE; via the exons ATGGCTTCATTGATGGTTATGGCATTTGTAATAGTTTCTCTCTTCACCCTTGCTGTGAGGCCTAGTCAAG CAGATTTGTGGAAGTTGGAATGCCTGCCTACAGTTGGAATTGTTTCTCAGACCACAGTTATCAGATGctctttcaaaaactttaaaaagatGGAAATAGTTGCAGTTTCTTTAACAAAAACCACAGAGGAAAAGCCAGTTTTTACAATGGATCCAGATTCTATATCAGGAGATCAACGCATTAGTCTTGAAAACCCAGAATTGGGTCCATCATTGGAAATCTCTGACACCATGTTTTCTGATGAGGGTGAATATCTGTACAATGTTATAACAGACAGAGGTGCAAAAATGGCACAACTTAGCATCAGTGTCACAG CCAAGTACAAAAATCCATTCACAAGCACATGGCCTGAAGCTGTCAAAGATGGAGGGCACGCCACCCTTTACTGCAATGCTACTGATGGCTACCCAGCAGGCTTCATCCATTGGTTTGACCGTTCTGGAACTAATTGGACCATTAATTCAAACACAACAAAAGCCACCAAGGATTCCAACGGTTTAAAATCTGTGGCCTTGTCTAGCAGACTGACTTTCAAGACTATTGATGCGGGCCTGGCGCCATTTAGATGCATCGTTTTGAACAGCAGATATGCTCAAGATGGAGAAAGCACAATATCGATCACATCACAATCATATG GTGATTCTAACAAGGAAAATTTACCGTCTAATACAACACAAATTGTCGCTGGTGTGATGGTCATTGGATCACTTATTGTTGGTCTTCTGTTTGCTCTGTTGATTTTCCGAAAAAGAAATGGTCAAC gTTATGAATCAGGAAACAGTTCTGAAGATAATCTGGAAACAGGCAACTACAG tcctaAAGAGTGA
- the zgc:174863 gene encoding junctional adhesion molecule A isoform X1 — protein MASLMVMAFVIVSLFTLAVRPSQADLWKLECLPTVGIVSQTTVIRCSFKNFKKMEIVAVSLTKTTEEKPVFTMDPDSISGDQRISLENPELGPSLEISDTMFSDEGEYLYNVITDRGAKMAQLSISVTAKYKNPFTSTWPEAVKDGGHATLYCNATDGYPAGFIHWFDRSGTNWTINSNTTKATKDSNGLKSVALSSRLTFKTIDAGLAPFRCIVLNSRYAQDGESTISITSQSYGDSNKENLPSNTTQIVAGVMVIGSLIVGLLFALLIFRKRNGQHGRRPSAHPILSYESGNSSEDNLETGNYSPKE, from the exons ATGGCTTCATTGATGGTTATGGCATTTGTAATAGTTTCTCTCTTCACCCTTGCTGTGAGGCCTAGTCAAG CAGATTTGTGGAAGTTGGAATGCCTGCCTACAGTTGGAATTGTTTCTCAGACCACAGTTATCAGATGctctttcaaaaactttaaaaagatGGAAATAGTTGCAGTTTCTTTAACAAAAACCACAGAGGAAAAGCCAGTTTTTACAATGGATCCAGATTCTATATCAGGAGATCAACGCATTAGTCTTGAAAACCCAGAATTGGGTCCATCATTGGAAATCTCTGACACCATGTTTTCTGATGAGGGTGAATATCTGTACAATGTTATAACAGACAGAGGTGCAAAAATGGCACAACTTAGCATCAGTGTCACAG CCAAGTACAAAAATCCATTCACAAGCACATGGCCTGAAGCTGTCAAAGATGGAGGGCACGCCACCCTTTACTGCAATGCTACTGATGGCTACCCAGCAGGCTTCATCCATTGGTTTGACCGTTCTGGAACTAATTGGACCATTAATTCAAACACAACAAAAGCCACCAAGGATTCCAACGGTTTAAAATCTGTGGCCTTGTCTAGCAGACTGACTTTCAAGACTATTGATGCGGGCCTGGCGCCATTTAGATGCATCGTTTTGAACAGCAGATATGCTCAAGATGGAGAAAGCACAATATCGATCACATCACAATCATATG GTGATTCTAACAAGGAAAATTTACCGTCTAATACAACACAAATTGTCGCTGGTGTGATGGTCATTGGATCACTTATTGTTGGTCTTCTGTTTGCTCTGTTGATTTTCCGAAAAAGAAATGGTCAAC ATGGTAGACGACCTTCTGCCCATCCTATTCTAA gTTATGAATCAGGAAACAGTTCTGAAGATAATCTGGAAACAGGCAACTACAG tcctaAAGAGTGA